DNA from Podarcis muralis chromosome 13, rPodMur119.hap1.1, whole genome shotgun sequence:
ctaACTAGCGCAATTCATCAGCTGAAGAGAATGATGAACTGGCCAAGACTGAATATTTCACTTTTATATACTCACCTGATTAAAGCTTTGATGCCACACGATTTGACTCGCATTAATGATTAACTCTTTGCCTGGAGGAGCCTGAGGTTCCAGTCTTCCAACTTTCACTCTAACCACTGAACCATTGGGAAACATCAGCCAGTTTGTAACATCAAAACCTGTAACTAATTCTCCATTTTCATCAAAATGCACAGTGTCTCCAACACTGTTGTTGAATATGGTTCTTCTTAGAAAGTAATGGACCTAGTTTGAAAAAGAATGTTAACAAGGGAATAACAGTTTCttgaaataattttaatatttagacCTCTTAGAAGTCTTGCCCTTTTTCAGACagtatatttattcatttttataagAGTATTAATAAATCAACAACTCATGTCCTGACCAGAGACGAATGGCtggtgaagatgatggactatgccaaaatggcaaaatttaccaggaaaatcagaaaccaggaagagagaaactttaataaggaatggggggaaattacaaaCTACCTAAGAGAAcattgtaaacaactaaaaactttggcaggatttgagtaacgcttgtaatgtacaaaaaaactaaggtaaaaatggattattttaagaaaaatagagaaaatatatgatgcagttgaaaaagattgaaaatggaaaCCATGGAAAGGTGAAGGAAGTCTaaggattcagagaatcctaaaTGCTGATGGTTATGTCTAATGTTTCAAATTAAATGTCTAgtgtaaaactgaataaaaaagatcataaaaataaataaataaataaatcaccaactCATAAATTCATGGCTATGCACCATAAAATTGTTAAAATAtcataacattttaaaatcataaaGCACAGAACTAATGACCAACATTTCTGTTCCGTTTCTATTTCTGGCTGTAATTTCTCTCTGTTAGATTCCAGATAATGGGGGAAATCACCATAATATTATGTGGTTTGCACTATGTatcaaaattctctctctctctctctctctctcacacacacacacacacatcaaaaaaACCCTGATGCAACTGTTTTATGTAAGTTCAAGAATTCATATTATGTTTGGGGCATAAACTAGCCTATTTTGTTATTATTGCTAAATTATGGAATTGTAATTACCTGCCATGGTTGCATATTCTGAAATGCATGTCTCCCGACCAACCTTTTAAGTTTGGAGCTGGATTTATATatagcattcaaagcatgtgccacagcatagacagcattgtagatattgtagctgtggccagtcatgctcatttcaaacaaTATTCCAGAAATGCTCTCCAACTTTTCAGACCCAGTGCAACTTTTTTTtccgtcttcctcctcctcctcctgctcccattTAGACATTTTTAATGAACAGGCGAATGCCTGTTTCCAGAAGTCCTTGATAAACCCATCTTCTTTGTTCCAGTAAGGTCTTATCTTCTGAATGAACTTTTGGAATCCTGATGGCTCATTTGAGTGAACTGCGAAGGATATGGAACCATGAAAGGCTTGTATGTCCCAAATCTTTTGAACAGAGAGAGATGCAAAATCCCAGTGGGATGTAATAATCCATACTTTACTGAAAGGTGGCAGTGACAAGAAAGGTGCTAGAAAGAGCAACACTCTCAAAACCTGAAAGGATGGAGGTTCTCCATATACAAAGACTGCAGTGGCTTTTTTCTCCGTGATAATGTGAAAGCTTCTCAGCCGCTGTATAAGCAAGGCTATCAACTCATCCACAAAAGAACGTTTTGGTATTCTTACTATGAAGGCATAACAGATATTGTTTTGGGAAAGCAGTGGCACCATTGTCTGTAAAAAGCGGTCCCCTTTGTCATCATTCACAGCCAAGAGCCCaacccacgtccatccaaaatgctgaaATAACTGCACAGCTCCCACGTATTGCTGGGCTTCATTGGGTACCATCTGGTACAAAAAGGGGAACAGCCTTTTGGTACATTTTGCTTTCAAAAATGACCCATAAGTGATCTGAAATAAAGAATATAAGTAACCTTCACATAAAATAAAAGAGTGTGTTAAATATTGCTATCTAAGAGTTAGAATCTACTAGGCCATCAGGAGTTAACAAAAACAGTTGTTAAGCCTCTTCTTAACCATCACCTATTACCCTTTAGTAATTCATTCTCTCTTCGAATTGGGCTTACCATTAATACATTTCTCATAATTTTCAACCCAATATTGTCCTGACTCCTTGAGCAAGAGAGTGCAAGTCTTTGCCCTCTTTGATGTGATTACCATTCAGATATTTGGCATTTGAAGAGTGCTTAAAATGTCCACCTCCCACAAAAAGtctcacattctctctctctctctctctctctctctctctctccctccctccctccctccctccctctctctctctctctaatttttattaaattttctgttttacaatttaaagtactcatttttacatccttaagatatcaatgacttctcttctctttccatggtttattttgcatatcataaatccctgcatattttacaaaaactataccattcagtattccattattacatcgatcaaaacttatttgcactgttgaattcatcttaatgctgctagcgttttcagctgtacacagttatttcccatatattcaataaacattttccaatcttctctaaacatatgttattcttgttctcttattctatatgttaagtctgcaagctgtgcatattctgtcaatttaagttgccactcttctttagttgggacttcgctcattttccatttgggggctaacaaaacatgggccgcagtagtggcatacataaataaccttttttgacacctgggaatttcaccTGGGAGcactttcaaacatttttttcagttcattatgtatcatttcccataatTCTCCTATTCTCACGGTTAACTATACCCAGTTTCCTCGACCTTCTCccattcccatctccctttaagaAAGATCCAGGTAGACTGAAACAGGTTCAAAAGAGGACAATGAAGAAAAGGGCAGCACTTTACTGCCCATGACCTGAAAACTATCAATCTATTACTGCAATGCAAAATAGCATTAGTCTTTCATCTGATAATTATTTTACCATTATGACCTACCTCTAGTATGTTtgctaacaaaaataaaataggggAACTTTTCAAATGTTTGATTGAAATTGTTGTGAAACCTACAAACCTCTATACTGACAGCTTACCTGTGGAGTCTTGTGGACTGCTGAAATGATTGCCACGTTGGCAGAGATTTCAGAGACACATCCTGCAATGAAAGCAATCAGATTGCTCTGGTTGTCACACTTGAAGTTTGGGGTAAATCTATGGTGTGCAGAAAGCAGGCTCAGGGTGGCCTTATAGGTCATCCTTGCAGAATAGTAGCTATCGAGGATGCGGAACCCCAGAGACATATTTGATAAGATGTTGGGATTctcattgatctctttgacaGCAAATGCTAATGCCAGAATATGCTGGTAGTTCTTAGGTACTGATCTGTAATAAGAGCTACAGTTGTTTAATGGAGTAATCAGAAAAACAAGGGGAGAAAGGATTTTTCCCACTTGTTCTGTTCCACTGTGCCCTGTTCCGCTGCCCATTCCACCTTGGTGTCCACCGATGGGGCATATATGAAGCCTGTTCAGGCTGAAAGAGGCAGTCTGCATAGCACTTCTGAATCATGCACGCACTTGGTGCCTTGGGAGGGGAGAGCCACCCTATTTAAGGGCTGaatggctgcctctctccctcttcttttcCTTAGAGCCACACCCTCTGCCCCTCCCTGTCTCTCAATTTGATTTGTAGTTGCTTCagagctgaatacagtggtaccttggttctcgaatgtaatccgttccagaagtccattcaacttccaatacattcaaaaaccaaggtgcggcttctgacaccccagaaacaatagccgacagctgcatcggacatttggcttccgaaaaacgttcgaaaaccagaacacttacttccaggttttcagcgttcgggagccaaaatgtttgagtaccaaggcattcgagaaccaaggttctgCTGTAGTAACTGTTGGCTGACCCACCTTGTCTGTGAGCTGTGGTTTGATATATTTTTTCCTGAATAATGGGGTGATAAGCAGTAGATGGTCTCAGGGACGGATCTACTATGAAAAAAGCACTCTGTAACAGTTTCAATCAaacaagaaatatacaataagTTAAAGTCAATTGAAGCAAAAGATAACGGATCATTTGTATGAATCGTAATGTTGCTTAATGATGAGCTCTCAGTCATTGCGATCTGAACTATTATAGAATATGAGGCAAAAGGGGGAAATGCCTTACATTGGTTCATCAATCAATATATGTGCTGGCTGCTCCGTGAAAGAGAGGTTGTTATAGAGGAAGAAGACTTGAGAAACAATCCCACCAATGACAAACTCTCCTGGTTGGTAAAATTCATGAGGAATAGGATGAGGATCATCAAATATGGAACAATTAATAGAATGGATCTTGCATACAGTATGACACAGCATTACAAGCAGCAACATCACCACCAGCACAATTCGGTTGACAAAAGGTCCCCTCCGAACATAGATTCCCATGTTCCTATCTACAGCATCATTTGAGACTATGACCAGTTTTGATACAATCTTCCTTAAATTGTGGTTGGTTCTGCTGCTACACTTGGTTATAGCTTGATCTGTGAGATAATATGTGTGCCAGTACTCTAGTCATATATTTATTAATGGCTCATTGTACACCAGTGTCGTTGaacagattgttttctttatctcttCACTTTATCATCCAGCACTGAGTGACAACTATACTTTTTTCTATTAAATCTAGTCATATGTTTACCCTCTTCATCTATGGATATAAATAACTTTGTCCTTTGCATACCAAGGTAGAAAGGCTTTCTCAGAGAATTATCTATCAgcttgccccccaaaaaaatacaaagtatatGAAAGAGAAGTAGTGGATTAGCAGGAAGCAGGAAGGGAAATAGAAGATGAACAGAGTAATTACCAAGAATGTGAAACAGGGATACTCATGGTTTACATTTGTGGCTTAAGGATCATGGTGGAGTCAGCCAGTGGAAGTGTACACCATCATTTAAAGGGGACATCATCGTAGAAACAATGACAGAGTCCTGCCTATACCTACATCGGCATCTGAATAACAGAAGGGTTTTATAGCTTTTTCCAAATTCTGATTGTTGTTCTTGCTAATGGGCTATGGAAATCCATTATGTCAGAGGATGGAAACCAGTAATTTTGACAATGATAGGGGTGATTAGCCCTCAAAGTATGATTGGCTTTTTAAGTTGCATCATGTTTGATGAAGCTGCTAGGAATTTTCCCCCTGTAGAATGATTAATTTCCTCTTAGAGAGCTATTAACTAAGTCATTGGACATTCCCCCAGTGGCTCCCGGCTATTAAGCATCCTTCTGTTattcttatacagtcatacctcttgttacgtttgcttcaggttaaatcttttcaggttgcgtcccgcggcaacccggaagtacttccgggtttcaccactcgcgcatgcacaggtgttcaaaatgatgtcacgtgcatgcacagaagcggcgaatcgcgacccacgcagatgtgggttgcattctgcttatgttgtgaacggggctccgaaatggatcccgttcacaaccagaggtaccactgtatgtatttactTATGAAGTACTACTGCTTCTGGATGAAGCAAACAGAAACACAATTTGCTtacaatctgacttttgacagGTTGCATGGGAATAAAGGCAAGAGTCGTGGCCATTGCTCTGTGACCCACACAGACTTTTATCCATAATTTAAGTAGCACTCAAAGCAaaaaaagtttgggggggggctgaa
Protein-coding regions in this window:
- the LOC114582095 gene encoding vomeronasal type-2 receptor 26-like; translated protein: MGIYVRRGPFVNRIVLVVMLLLVMLCHTVCKIHSINCSIFDDPHPIPHEFYQPGEFVIGGIVSQVFFLYNNLSFTEQPAHILIDEPISVPKNYQHILALAFAVKEINENPNILSNMSLGFRILDSYYSARMTYKATLSLLSAHHRFTPNFKCDNQSNLIAFIAGCVSEISANVAIISAVHKTPQITYGSFLKAKCTKRLFPFLYQMVPNEAQQYVGAVQLFQHFGWTWVGLLAVNDDKGDRFLQTMVPLLSQNNICYAFIVRIPKRSFVDELIALLIQRLRSFHIITEKKATAVFVYGEPPSFQVLRVLLFLAPFLSLPPFSKVWIITSHWDFASLSVQKIWDIQAFHGSISFAVHSNEPSGFQKFIQKIRPYWNKEDGFIKDFWKQAFACSLKMSKWEQEEEEEDGKKSCTGSEKLESISGILFEMSMTGHSYNIYNAVYAVAHALNAIYKSSSKLKRLVGRHAFQNMQPWQVHYFLRRTIFNNSVGDTVHFDENGELVTGFDVTNWLMFPNGSVVRVKVGRLEPQAPPGKELIINASQIVWHQSFNQVMPVSVCNDNCYPGYSRKKKEEEKFCCYDCAPCPEGMISNQKDMDACFKCPEIQHPNIDQTQCILKVLSYLSYKEDLGIILTILAISFSLITSLILGTFIKHKATPIVKANNQTLTYILLISLLLCFLCSLLFIGQPGKAICLLRQTAFGLIFSVALSSVLAKTITVVLAFMATKPGSEMRKWVGKRLANSMVFSCSCIQAAICIVWLLTSPPFPDMDMYSSSGEIILECNEGSPAIFSCVLGYMGFLSILSFVVAFLARKLPDSFNEAKFITFSMLVFCSVWLTFIPTYLSTKGKYMVAVEIFSILSSGAGLLGCIFSPKCYIIVLRPELNSREHLIRVKK